The sequence AAATCCTTTTGCTGGGCTTTTGAactgatattttttataatacgTATCTCTATATGTacgtttttatgtttttttttaattataaatttgaaCATCGTCGACTCAGAGTTACCGGCGGACTGGACTAATATTGTACGTTCCAGGCCCACCGTTATTGTCGGACTGTCATATGAGCAACCCGATAATGTCTTATAAACTTCACGCTTCATATGTTCATTCTTGAGCGTGAGAGGGTGTGTTAAATGTCCCACATCAGTTGGATAAAGTCTCTGAAAGTTATatatatggatttggacaaTCCTTCCACTTGAGCTACTTTTTGGGGTTGTGTTATATCTAAGTCTCAATCTAATTAACACTTTCAGTTTTTGATATAGGTATGTTGTCTTTTCATAGTTGACTATTTTGGTCAATTTTCGAAAGAAAATGTGGACTAGTCAGTGGCGGAAGCTGATGtggttaaaaaaatttgagatttcttgatttatttcatATACATTTCCACTAGGATTCCACTTAATATTCAAGTctagttattttattttgacgaAAATTGACCATCCCGGTAAAAAATTGACCAAAATAGCCTATGATGAAAAGATAATGTACGaaaccaaaaattgaaaaactatTAGTAGACTAAAAtcctaaaatataaatttactgtaacaaaaaaaattaaccttAATTATCgccaaataaaaaaacaaacagaAGGGTCTATTAACCACGCTTGGCATTCGATCTTGGCCAAAAATACGATCCATTAATGGTGAAAATTATAACTAAGCATGAATTTATTAGACGAGAAAAGCCATTTACCATTTATGGTATACAAGTCTTTTAATTTATGCAACACATGCACAACAAATATCATATTCTGTATGAAAAGATACATATAATAATACCAGTACTCTAGTTTATATCTGAAAGAAGTCTATATCACTAGTTGATTAACCTCCGTATCGAGCCCATGCTGCGAACCAGTCATCGATGTACACGAATACAGCCCGAAACCGCTTCTTCTATGTCATCATAAGAGACCAATATTCTTGGAGACCATGCCTGCTTAGATTCAATCGATTCTGGCTCGACGATTCCCGGCCACGGGTCCGATGATATTGAATGAGGGAAACAAACCATATGTTTGTCTTCCTCGGAGGAAGAAATCTTCACAGGGTTTGGGGAACTATAGAGGTGATTATTTGGTCCAAAACTGAGTAGATTTGAGTCGGCAGGGTCTGATTCAAGGATGAGTTCTTGTGCTAGTTCAGTCGGTGTTGCTGTGCAGGTGTGATGACTGAAGTAAGTGGTTTGGTACAGAAGTGGTTCCTCTTTGATTTTCTGAACTTGTTTTGTGGCTTTGCATCCTTGATTCTTGTGTGTGCACCTATAATACAATCTGCATGTTCAACATAAACAGATTCAATTCCAGGATTTTGTGTTATATTTGTTCACACATGCACATATATATTTTGGTGCGTTGGAAAAGCGATTCATTTTTATTCAATGCCTCTCTCCAAATCATAAAGAAAATCAGTCAGATGCATGTAAAAACCttcattttttgaatttttttcccatGAATATCCCATAATTTAGTCCCATTTCTGATTTCtctatcaattttaatatttatcacatatatagatttcataatatttatgtattattttgttTACCACCACTCAAGTTCTATTAAGTTCAAACTTTTTCCTCCCTATGTATTAAATACCAATAAATCGATGTACTACGTAGTActatttgaatattttaattaatctgtAAAAACTAAAGAGGGTTGATTATTATATATGAGAAAGTGGAATGTTCAAACCATTACCTCGGATATTCACAGTTTAATATAACTTTCTGACCATATTTTCTCCATACACGGCCATCATCTGTTGTTGGAGATATCTCTGTCCATGAATCTGAGGTTCTTCTGCAGAGTTCAATGTTGAAAAAACAAAGATTCGATGAAAGAAATTTAGCAGATACAATTTCAGCTCGTGAATTAAAAATTGCAATGgataaatcatatcaattaacaaactatattatattatttttaattttagtgttagtttctttcattcttttatttttttgtgattttgaaaGTCATAGTTAAGTAGTCAACATTGAACATAATTCACATCCAGTCATCCACTAAACAAAGTCAATAAATTAATAAGCAATCAATTGAGTTTCTGAATTTGGCTCCAGAAAACCTTATCTCCATGTACCATATATATTCCAAGTCTGGAAATTACCATATTCAACGAATATGAAGAGATACTTTTCCCAAGAAAAATAAAGGCAGCAAAGATAAACCCCAAACAAGACGACACACACATATTAcacgttttttaaaatatatactaaTCAACTTTCTAGTACAATGATTCCTATTTTTGTGTTTAATGATGTATtgcaaataaatcatataaagatGATAATTGAAAGGATTCGTGCATCAGATATTAGGTTAGTACTACCCCAATCAGATATCCAAAAGTTCATATCTGCGCAGAAGCATCCTTTTTTGTTTGCTTTATTGTCCATCAAGTAGCAGTACAACTAATTGCCAACACAATCAACATTGTAAGTGTACGTGTATTGTCCtattagattaattaattgatttgaaCTCTCCCTAGCTACCTAGTAAACTACTGTAAAtagttaaaatatttgagtataTGTTGAGTTAATTTGTTCTTCATCATCAATATTCTAGCAACTTTGcgcaaggaaaaaaaataatcttgACTAGTCTCAtgttctagttttttttttttttttgaatttatgatTATTCCTAAGTTGTTCTTTTTCTATGATTCGTCCTAGTTATTATCATACATAAtgctaaaaaattaaaaaaaataatataatcaatcggcacaaataaaaatcatgtaatcTATATCAGAAGTATTATTGATAGAAATCTCACTTTCTTTTGTAGCAGCCCCTCCGATCTTTGACCCccgtcttcttcttcttcctctcaCCCCCATCTCCTCCGGCGGCGGCGCCACTTCCAGCACAGTCAACGGAGGCGATCTGGGCTGAGGAGGCTGTGCCTAAAGTGACCATTGAGAGACCCTCAGTCAAAGATGTCAAGATTTTCATGGCGAGCTGTTCTTGACCTGAATCTTGAGCGAGCTTATGCAGAAGGGTTTGGAGTTGGAATGCACTTTCTCTGCCTTTTATTAGCTCTTCCACCAATCTTTTCTTCACTGCATTGAAATTTTCACCAGAGTTTTCCATTCTGCTTTTTGAGATGAGATNTAATTTTTTTATGGAAGGAACTATTAATAATATTGTCCGGAAAAGAGGGCAAATAAATGGAAATTCCAGCTGTTGGATAGGGCCAAGTGTTGTGTCGTCATCACGCTTGTGTCATCTGATGACGCGATCAATAATGCTTCATTTTTCCAATTATCTTTTTGTAACTTggagattatttatttttactaatGTCTCTAAATTTAATTCTCCTAGGCTCCCATTAACTAGTTTCATTTTTTTcgattatttcaaatatataatcaaaattttccgtttagtaagaattttttttttcagatatacttatattaataatatatcaaaaagtgtgcaatcatatatttaatgaataaaataaaaacaaattatgaaatttttttataattttttttaatatatgtgaAAAATCgaacaaacatatatatttagAACGAAAGAATAGTTTAGATGATGTGAACATGAGTGTGTTTGTGGATTTTCCATAACTCTTCAATGTCATATACATCTTAGTACAATGTCAAATCTTTAAGGCATAGTTCggtacacatgataggataaacatgtgatatataatataatgataagtTAAGAATATataagatgtaggatattatatttaatgtttgatatgattttaataagagtgattaaatttatatatttgattgtgaagacaaaattaaccttatcataataaattttacaatttcaaagttgttgtttgaattcatatttcttatttgtTCATGCGTCGACAATGctttcatgatttatttatttttacctaattttatatattatataatatgataattgtgcccttgattttgtgagtcaagtcaaatatcaatttttaaggttaatcgagtgatactaataattttattgagatttataaaaatcatttatataattatctcgaattcatttatataattatcaaattatataatatataaaaataaaataaaaatatttatttgatgggacggtgaaatgagagaacgatatgatttatgatttttatatattgagggcaattaagtcatttgtggtgttttttatgATTAGAT comes from Primulina huaijiensis isolate GDHJ02 chromosome 5, ASM1229523v2, whole genome shotgun sequence and encodes:
- the LOC140977579 gene encoding WRKY DNA-binding transcription factor 70-like → MENSGENFNAVKKRLVEELIKGRESAFQLQTLLHKLAQDSGQEQLAMKILTSLTEGLSMVTLGTASSAQIASVDCAGSGAAAGGDGGERKKKKTGVKDRRGCYKRKRTSDSWTEISPTTDDGRVWRKYGQKVILNCEYPRLYYRCTHKNQGCKATKQVQKIKEEPLLYQTTYFSHHTCTATPTELAQELILESDPADSNLLSFGPNNHLYSSPNPVKISSSEEDKHMVCFPHSISSDPWPGIVEPESIESKQAWSPRILVSYDDIEEAVSGCIRVHR